From the Streptococcus sanguinis genome, the window AAGATTTGGCCAAAGCGATTCAGGATTTCTAAATAGTCATTTTTTCCATAATCAATGGCAATAGTTGGAGCGATTTTCTTTAGTTCATCGATATTTTTGTCACTGGCATCTACCACGATAAGGTCTGGCTTTTGCTTGGCGATAGACTCCAAATCTTCTGGCATCAGGACCTTGGCATTTTTGACTTTTTCTTTGAGGACAGGATTTTTAGCATCATAGGATGTTACAGTGACAGGGTCGAAACCTAGTTGCAGCAAATAGCCTGTGTAGGTAGAGGAGAGGCTGGCGATGCGTTTTGGATTTTTAGGAATATCGCCGTAGTAGTGAAATCCATCAATTTTGGGCTTGCTGGATAGCTCGACCTTGTCTGCAGAGGCAGAGTTTTCGGATTTAGATGAGCTGCCGCAGGCAACTAAAAGGAAGATGGTGACAGTAAGGATGGCAAATGATAAAAACTTTTTCATTTTTTCCTCCAATTCTATAAAAAGTTTAGAAGATGTATCCATGAAGAAGATATGGGAAACTTATCTATGAATACATGACTTATTTAACGAGCTGATAGCTGAGGCAGAGCGGCTTATCCTGAATAGGATCCCGAATAATCTGGGCTTCAATCTGAAAAATGTCTCTCAGAATATCCGAGGTCATGACCTGCTCAACACTTCCTTGGTACTGAATACACCCATTTTTCATGGCAATCAGCTGATGGGAAAAGCGGGCAGCTAGGTTGATGTCATGCAGAACCATGATAATGGTTTTTCCGCTGAGTCGGTTGAGGTCATTCAGCAACTCCAAGATTTCCAGCTGATGATTCATATCCAGATAGGTGGTTGGCTCGTCCAGAAAAATAGTCTCTGTATCTTGAGCTAGAGCCATAGCAATCCAGACGCGCTGACGCTGACCTCCAGACAAATCATCCACCTGCCAGTCCGAAAATTCGCTGACCTGAGTTGCTTCCATAGCCCAGCAGATTTTTTCCCGGTCTTCTGTACTGAGCCGCCCCAAGCCAGTTTGATGCGGAAAGCGGCCATAAGAGACCAGATCATAGACGGTGATGCCATCGGTCGCCTCCATGGTTTGGGGCAGCAAGGCAATCTTTTGCGCCACCTCCTTGGTCGGCAGTAGGGCGATGGACTGTCCATCCAGAGTTATGCTGCCAGCTTTTGTCGGCAAAATACGGGTAAAAGCCTTGAGAAGCGTGGATTTACCGCAGCCATTGCTACCGATAATAGTTGTAATCTTTCCCTCGGCGAGTTGGCAGTCCAGTCCGTCAATAATAACCTTTTGATCGTAGGCGACCTGGATACTTGCTGCAGAGATAGTGGACATAGACTTCCTTTCTGGCTGATTCTTCTATCAGAATTACACCTTTTATTATACCATAAAAATTTTTCTAAAAAAAGAGTTTTCTGACAATTTAATAAAAATAAAATAAAAAAGTTTTATAAATTTGTAAATAATAAAAATTTAAGCTTTTCATGCTAAGATAGAAATATTAAAAAGGACCTGCAATGATGATATGAATTTACAGGTGGTGAAAGGGAAAATGATGAAATTATTGACAAACCTACGCCCCTCTAAGCCTTTGAAAGAGCTGAGGTGGTTTGATATTGCAGTGATTACCCTGCTCATGTTTGGGCAGTTTATTTATCGCTCAACGGAGCTTTATTTAGCTAGCTTTGCGCCAGCTTCCAGCACAGGAGCGACTGAAACGGTGACCAATACAGCCACTGAAGGAGCGGCTTTTTCTAGTAATTTCAATTTTCAGCTGCTGATGCTGGTCTTGACCATTCTTTACCTATTGTTTCGGCGCTTTGACTTTAAGCAGCTTCCTATTCGTATGAGCTGGTCGGTTCTCCTTTGGACTCCTCTTATTTTTGTAGTGGTAGGGTTCTTTGCTGACATTGTAACGACACTGAGCGGCGAGTATAATTACTTTGATCCAACCCTCTGGTCCTATGTGGACCTGCTAGAAATTTTCCGGAAATTTGCTGAACTGACACCTATGGCCATCCTCTACGGACTTCTCAATGGCTTCTATGAGGAATTCTTCTTTCTGGGGCTTATGACCTCTGTTAAGGATAAGTATAAGTGGTGGGCTCTGGCTTACTCTACTATCATTCGGATTTCTTTCCACACCTATCAGGGCATGCTGTGGGCCTTGGTTATCGGAGTGGTGTACGGTCTCTTTTACTATTTCCTTTACAAGTACAAGGTCAAGAACCTCCTGCCTTTCTTTCTCATGCACGCCTTGGCGGATATGTTTGGCTCCAGCTTGATGTACGTTCTGATTAAATGGCGGTGATTTTTACAAAACGACAATAAAAAGGCGATATGCTCGCCTTTTTTCTTATAAATACTTTTCTGCAAGTGCATAGTCTCCTGGATAGGCTACTTTTTCTCCTTCTACGATTTGGTAAGCATCCGCTCCTTTACCGGCCAGAATGACGGCATCTCCCTCTCGGTCTGTCAGGCTGAGAGCTTTTTTGATGGCTTCCTCTCGGTCGGCTATTTTTTCCACTGGATAGGAGATGTAAGATGCGATTTCCTCCGCAATGGCTAGAGGGTCTTCATAGTTGGGGTCGTCCGCGGTTAAGATAACGGTCAGCTCAGGATGCTGATTAAGTAGGCGACCGAAGTCTTTGCGCCGGCTTTCACCCTTGTTGCCGGTAGCACCCAAGAGGAGGATAATCTTACCCTTCTGGTGTTCCTCTACCACAGACAGCAGGTTGCTCAGGCTGACGCCATTGTGAGCATAATCAACGAAGATTTTGGCACCATTTTTCTGAGTCAGAACTTCCATACGGCCTGGGACTCGGGTTGCGGCAATTCCTTTTTTGATGTCTTCGAGGCTAGCACCCAGACGCAGACAGGCAAGACCAGCAGCTACTGCATTTTCCTGATTGAAGCGGCCGATGAGCTGGATGTCGTAGTGGCCAGCTAATTTCCCAGCAGCTTCAAAGCTGAAAGCCTGAGAATCCTTGATAGTATTGTTAGAGCCTGCTCCATAGAAATCGTGTTCCAAAGAGGCGACTTGCTCTTTCACGATTTGGAAATAATCCATGCCGCTATTCACGATAACTGCTCGGCTATTATCCATCAAGAGCCGCTTATTATAGAAGTAGTCTTCAAAGGTTGGATGTTCAATGGGGCCGATATGGTCGGGGCTGATATTGAGAAAGACACCCACATCAAAGGTCAGGCCGTAGACCCGCTTCTTGAGATAAGCCTGACTGGAAACTTCCATGATGAGATGAGTCCGACCATTAGCAAGGGCTTGGGCCATCATTTTGATAAGATCCAGACTCTCTGGTGTAGTCAGAGTTGACTTGAAGAAGGTCTCGCCATCCAAAGTAGTGTTCATAGTCGAGAGCAGGGCAGGACGATGGCTTTGAGAAAGGATTTGATAGGCAAAATAAGCTGTAGTTGTCTTGCCCTTGGTGCCAGTAAAGGCCAGCAGTTTGAGCTTTTTCTCAGGATGGCCGTAAAATTCCATGACTAAGAGACTCATGGCCTGCTTGACATCGTTGACTAAGAGGACCGGAATGCCCACTTGAAAGTCTGTCTCGCTGATATAAAAGCGCAGGCCAGCTGTGACGGCTTTTTCTAGAAATTCTTTCTTAAAAGCCTCACCCTTGACAAAAAAGAGGGTAGAGGCATCTGCTTCCCTGCTGTCATAACTGATACTATCGAAAGTCAAGCCGCTATAAGAGAAGAAGTATTCTCCGTCTTTGACAATATCACGAAAATTATGGTCTTCTTTTAAAATATCTAATACGGTTTCAATTTTAATCATAAATCTATTGTAAACCTTATGGCTGGGTTTTACAAGAGGCAAGGAAAAGTTTATAATAAAAGAAGAATAAATAGAAGAGGTTTTCTATGAGCCAAGAA encodes:
- a CDS encoding ABC transporter ATP-binding protein gives rise to the protein MSTISAASIQVAYDQKVIIDGLDCQLAEGKITTIIGSNGCGKSTLLKAFTRILPTKAGSITLDGQSIALLPTKEVAQKIALLPQTMEATDGITVYDLVSYGRFPHQTGLGRLSTEDREKICWAMEATQVSEFSDWQVDDLSGGQRQRVWIAMALAQDTETIFLDEPTTYLDMNHQLEILELLNDLNRLSGKTIIMVLHDINLAARFSHQLIAMKNGCIQYQGSVEQVMTSDILRDIFQIEAQIIRDPIQDKPLCLSYQLVK
- a CDS encoding CPBP family intramembrane glutamic endopeptidase, coding for MKLLTNLRPSKPLKELRWFDIAVITLLMFGQFIYRSTELYLASFAPASSTGATETVTNTATEGAAFSSNFNFQLLMLVLTILYLLFRRFDFKQLPIRMSWSVLLWTPLIFVVVGFFADIVTTLSGEYNYFDPTLWSYVDLLEIFRKFAELTPMAILYGLLNGFYEEFFFLGLMTSVKDKYKWWALAYSTIIRISFHTYQGMLWALVIGVVYGLFYYFLYKYKVKNLLPFFLMHALADMFGSSLMYVLIKWR
- a CDS encoding UDP-N-acetylmuramoyl-L-alanyl-D-glutamate--L-lysine ligase; translated protein: MIKIETVLDILKEDHNFRDIVKDGEYFFSYSGLTFDSISYDSREADASTLFFVKGEAFKKEFLEKAVTAGLRFYISETDFQVGIPVLLVNDVKQAMSLLVMEFYGHPEKKLKLLAFTGTKGKTTTAYFAYQILSQSHRPALLSTMNTTLDGETFFKSTLTTPESLDLIKMMAQALANGRTHLIMEVSSQAYLKKRVYGLTFDVGVFLNISPDHIGPIEHPTFEDYFYNKRLLMDNSRAVIVNSGMDYFQIVKEQVASLEHDFYGAGSNNTIKDSQAFSFEAAGKLAGHYDIQLIGRFNQENAVAAGLACLRLGASLEDIKKGIAATRVPGRMEVLTQKNGAKIFVDYAHNGVSLSNLLSVVEEHQKGKIILLLGATGNKGESRRKDFGRLLNQHPELTVILTADDPNYEDPLAIAEEIASYISYPVEKIADREEAIKKALSLTDREGDAVILAGKGADAYQIVEGEKVAYPGDYALAEKYL